A stretch of Anas acuta chromosome 3, bAnaAcu1.1, whole genome shotgun sequence DNA encodes these proteins:
- the MCFD2 gene encoding multiple coagulation factor deficiency protein 2 produces the protein MAPRGAGAALLCCCLAACLLGAPAEESQPAGIRLDKSLVQDKDHIMEHLEGVIEKPESEMSPQELQLHYFKMHDYDGNNLLDGLELATAISHVHKEEGGEHTQAMKEEELISLIDDVLRDDDKNNDGYIDYAEFAKSLE, from the exons ATGGCCCCGAGGGGTGCGGGAGCGgcgctgctgtgctgctgcctggccgCCTGCCTGCTGGGCGCCCCGGCGGAGGAGAGCCAGCCCGCGGGGATCCGCCTGGACAAGAGCCTGGTGCAGGACAAGGA ccaCATCATGGAACATTTGGAAGGTGTTATCGAAAAACCAGAATCTGAGATGTCTCCGCAAGAGCTGCAGCTTcattatttcaaaatgcatgATTATGATGGCAATAATTTGCTAGATGGGCTAGAGCTCGCTACTGCTATATCACATGTCCACAAAGAG gaaggtGGTGAGCATACCCAGGCAATGAAAGAAGAAGAGCTAATTAGTCTAATAGATGATGTCTTGCGAGATGATGATAAGAATAATGATGGGTACATTGACTACGCAGAATTCGCAAAATCACTGGAATAA